A genomic region of Marinobacter sp. NP-4(2019) contains the following coding sequences:
- a CDS encoding response regulator translates to MATLKALVVDDASFVRDLVKRTVRQRFPVIETTDAQNGRRAQSLMSRTVFDLILCDWEMPEMSGLELLQWMRQQPQYEKVPFIMITSRGDKDHVVEAVREGVSEYLGKPFSPDGLSKKIIKVMGRKLQDAMSRGGKSMEGPADAFKESAALLTRKREPAPEPVARDARPAASPLLKATGGGKAPAARGVTSMASIRFAESTLTSVVKDINLTEVRVIARRDQQFPGILDQAVVDIEIAEDQMARLNGYVHQLQAVDKRQDTDFVSVTIRFVDEDPQKMEELSRFIARFRAGGR, encoded by the coding sequence ATGGCAACGCTGAAGGCGCTGGTGGTTGATGACGCCAGCTTTGTCCGGGATCTGGTGAAACGAACCGTACGCCAGCGCTTTCCCGTGATTGAAACCACCGATGCCCAGAACGGCCGCAGGGCTCAGTCACTGATGTCCCGTACGGTGTTTGACCTGATCCTCTGCGACTGGGAAATGCCTGAAATGTCAGGTCTGGAACTGCTGCAATGGATGCGTCAGCAACCCCAGTACGAGAAAGTGCCCTTCATTATGATCACCAGTCGTGGTGACAAAGACCATGTGGTCGAAGCGGTCAGGGAGGGGGTGTCCGAGTACCTTGGCAAGCCGTTCAGTCCTGATGGCCTCAGTAAAAAGATCATCAAGGTCATGGGGCGAAAGCTGCAGGATGCAATGAGCCGCGGCGGCAAATCCATGGAGGGGCCGGCGGACGCTTTTAAGGAATCCGCCGCCCTGTTGACCCGGAAGCGGGAGCCGGCACCGGAGCCTGTGGCGCGGGATGCGCGACCGGCGGCCTCGCCATTGCTGAAGGCAACGGGTGGCGGTAAAGCACCGGCTGCGCGCGGCGTGACGAGTATGGCGTCGATCCGGTTTGCCGAAAGCACACTCACATCCGTGGTCAAGGACATTAATCTGACTGAGGTCCGAGTTATTGCCAGGCGTGACCAGCAGTTTCCTGGCATTCTTGACCAGGCGGTGGTGGATATCGAGATTGCGGAAGACCAGATGGCCAGGCTGAACGGCTACGTCCACCAGTTGCAGGCTGTCGACAAGCGTCAGGACACCGACTTTGTCAGCGTTACCATCCGTTTTGTCGATGAGGACCCGCAAAAAATGGAAGAGTTGTCGCGCTTTATCGCACGCTTCCGTGCTGGTGGCCGCTGA
- a CDS encoding pseudouridine synthase, with the protein MRLDQFIASTTPLSRKEAKRVIGQGRVIVDGQPCRQVSTHISTDARVTLDDEFLALPGDRYLMLNKPEGVVSATTDSDHPTVLDLLPANLRQDLHIAGRLDADTTGLLLLTSDGQWSHRVTSPRVKCPKTYRVTLSDPVTETALQQLRGGMELRNDPRPTKPAKVVRVSDYEIKLTIAEGRYHQVKRMLAATGNRVEALHRLSIGAIELDSSLPPGAFRALTEEEINSIP; encoded by the coding sequence ATGCGACTTGACCAGTTCATTGCCAGTACAACGCCCTTGTCCCGCAAAGAAGCCAAACGGGTCATCGGGCAGGGGCGCGTGATTGTGGACGGCCAGCCGTGCCGTCAGGTTTCCACCCATATCAGCACCGACGCCAGAGTCACCCTGGACGATGAGTTCCTGGCCCTGCCCGGCGACCGCTACCTGATGCTCAACAAACCCGAAGGCGTGGTAAGCGCAACCACCGACAGCGACCACCCCACGGTTCTGGACCTGTTGCCCGCCAATCTGCGGCAGGACCTGCATATCGCCGGCCGCCTCGACGCGGACACCACCGGATTACTGCTACTGACATCCGATGGCCAGTGGTCTCACCGCGTGACTTCGCCCCGGGTAAAGTGCCCCAAGACCTACAGGGTGACCCTCAGCGATCCGGTGACCGAAACCGCTCTTCAACAATTGCGGGGGGGAATGGAACTCAGGAATGATCCCAGACCCACCAAACCGGCCAAAGTCGTGCGCGTCAGTGATTACGAGATCAAACTGACCATCGCCGAAGGACGTTACCATCAGGTGAAGCGCATGCTGGCCGCCACGGGGAATCGGGTGGAGGCCCTACACCGGCTCAGCATCGGTGCCATCGAACTGGATAGCAGCCTGCCACCCGGTGCGTTCCGGGCGCTGACCGAGGAAGAAATCAACAGCATTCCCTGA
- a CDS encoding lytic murein transglycosylase, translating to MTGILAIFSLPAYSNTNPGDNFQACLTRLKAHAIDAGVAETTATKVLAQVEHLDRVIELDRRQPEFTTTFANYLNRRVNDDRISTGRSLLLEHRELLADVTRETGVPAPYLLAFWGLETNFGTYFGKMSVPSSLATLACDPRRSRFFTEQLTAALQIIDEGAIPAEQMEGSWAGAMGHVQFMPTVFLKHAVDADGDGKRDLWNSLPDAMMSAGKFLQDLGWDSDYRWGREVILPDGFNYELADGRRLTLDEWNALGVTDAFGDPLADEPIKAALVVPSGHRGPAFLAYRNFNVIMGWNRSEFYAIAVGHLADRIAGAGNLQNPPPEDQPNLSRADILALQQALNDKGFDSGEPDGIMGPATRSAIRSFQASHGMVADGYPGEPVFSRLELDL from the coding sequence ATGACTGGTATCCTTGCCATCTTTTCACTTCCGGCATATTCCAATACCAATCCCGGTGACAATTTCCAGGCATGCCTTACCCGCCTCAAGGCCCACGCCATTGACGCCGGGGTAGCGGAAACAACGGCCACCAAAGTGCTTGCGCAGGTAGAGCATCTGGACCGGGTGATCGAACTGGATCGCCGGCAACCGGAGTTCACCACCACCTTCGCCAATTACCTGAACCGTCGGGTCAATGACGACCGGATCAGTACGGGGCGCTCACTGTTACTGGAGCACCGGGAACTGCTGGCCGATGTCACCCGGGAAACCGGGGTGCCCGCCCCGTACCTGCTGGCCTTCTGGGGCCTGGAAACCAACTTCGGCACTTACTTCGGTAAAATGTCGGTACCCAGCTCCCTGGCAACCCTGGCCTGCGATCCTCGCCGGAGCCGCTTCTTTACCGAGCAGTTGACCGCCGCCCTGCAGATTATTGACGAAGGCGCGATCCCCGCCGAACAGATGGAAGGCTCCTGGGCCGGCGCCATGGGTCACGTCCAGTTCATGCCGACAGTGTTCCTGAAACACGCCGTGGACGCCGATGGGGACGGCAAGCGGGACCTGTGGAACAGCCTGCCGGATGCGATGATGTCCGCCGGTAAATTTCTTCAGGACCTGGGTTGGGACAGCGATTATCGCTGGGGGCGCGAAGTGATCCTTCCGGATGGTTTCAACTATGAACTGGCCGACGGCCGGCGACTCACGCTGGACGAATGGAATGCCCTTGGTGTCACCGATGCCTTTGGCGACCCTCTTGCCGACGAACCGATCAAGGCCGCGCTGGTGGTGCCATCTGGCCACCGTGGACCGGCCTTCCTTGCCTATCGGAATTTCAACGTCATCATGGGCTGGAACCGCTCGGAATTCTATGCCATCGCCGTGGGACACCTGGCGGACCGGATCGCCGGTGCCGGCAACTTGCAGAACCCGCCACCGGAAGACCAGCCCAACCTGTCCAGGGCAGACATACTGGCCCTGCAGCAGGCGCTGAATGACAAAGGCTTTGACAGTGGCGAACCCGACGGCATCATGGGGCCCGCCACGCGTTCCGCCATCCGCAGTTTTCAGGCGAGCCACGGCATGGTTGCCGATGGCTACCCGGGAGAGCCTGTCTTTTCCCGACTCGAACTCGATCTCTGA
- the phoR gene encoding phosphate regulon sensor histidine kinase PhoR, which translates to MQNNWSRYLRLIIGFLIVCTVAGAFFGYPVYGLTAGLIGYLWWTLAQAKRLYQWLGNPGGTGEAPQSVGMWGDIFDSLHKLHQNHLRLQDRLRAQINRVQESTNAMRDGVIMTDANGTMEWWNGSAEYLLGFRRNTDRGQYIHNLIRTPAFKAYFDARDYRESLEIHSPAKPHIRLQIQISLFGDDDRLIVAKDVTRLYQLEQMRRDFVGNVSHEMRTPLTVISGYLETLVDNADDLPPKWRRAINTMAQQSSRMEALITDLILLSKIETGEQTVNDNVTDVEALLHQICHDARALSGDKQHEFSVNITDHRLLKGDESQLRSAFSNLVFNAVKYTPAKGHITVTWSANREGAHLSVRDTGIGIDPVHIPRLTERFYRADPSRHQETGGTGLGLAIVKHVLLNHDGNLEIRSRIGDGSEFICHFPRERLVERAPEKVS; encoded by the coding sequence ATGCAAAACAACTGGTCACGATATCTGCGCCTGATCATCGGTTTCCTGATCGTCTGCACTGTTGCCGGAGCGTTCTTTGGTTACCCGGTATACGGTTTAACTGCCGGCCTGATAGGCTATCTTTGGTGGACGCTGGCTCAGGCCAAGAGGCTGTATCAGTGGCTTGGCAATCCCGGAGGTACCGGCGAGGCACCGCAGAGCGTGGGCATGTGGGGGGATATTTTTGACAGCCTCCACAAACTGCACCAGAACCACCTGCGCCTGCAGGACCGTCTGAGAGCCCAGATCAACCGGGTGCAGGAATCCACCAATGCCATGCGTGACGGCGTTATCATGACCGACGCCAATGGTACCATGGAATGGTGGAATGGCTCCGCGGAATACCTGCTGGGCTTTCGTCGCAATACCGACCGGGGCCAGTACATCCATAACCTGATACGCACCCCGGCGTTCAAGGCCTATTTTGATGCCCGGGACTATCGGGAGTCGCTGGAGATCCACTCACCGGCCAAACCGCACATTCGCCTGCAGATCCAGATCAGCCTGTTCGGAGACGACGATCGCCTGATCGTCGCCAAGGACGTCACCCGGCTCTACCAACTGGAACAGATGCGTCGCGATTTCGTGGGCAACGTATCCCACGAGATGCGAACGCCCCTGACGGTGATCAGCGGCTATCTCGAAACCCTGGTGGATAACGCCGACGACCTCCCCCCCAAGTGGCGACGCGCTATCAACACCATGGCACAACAGTCCTCCCGCATGGAGGCCCTGATTACCGACCTGATCCTGCTGTCAAAGATTGAAACCGGGGAGCAAACCGTCAACGATAACGTGACCGATGTCGAAGCCCTGCTCCACCAGATTTGTCACGATGCCAGAGCCCTGAGCGGGGACAAACAGCATGAATTCAGTGTCAACATCACCGATCACCGGCTGCTGAAAGGCGATGAAAGTCAGCTGCGCAGTGCCTTCTCCAACCTGGTGTTCAATGCCGTGAAGTACACACCGGCGAAAGGTCATATCACCGTCACATGGAGCGCAAATCGCGAGGGCGCTCACCTGTCGGTTCGGGATACCGGTATTGGTATCGACCCGGTGCACATCCCCCGTCTGACCGAACGTTTCTACCGCGCCGACCCCAGCCGCCACCAGGAAACCGGTGGTACCGGCCTGGGCCTGGCGATCGTCAAACACGTCCTGTTGAACCACGACGGCAACCTGGAGATCCGCAGCCGGATTGGCGACGGCAGCGAGTTCATCTGCCATTTCCCAAGGGAGAGACTGGTGGAGCGGGCACCCGAGAAGGTTTCCTGA
- a CDS encoding hypoxanthine-guanine phosphoribosyltransferase yields the protein MTDTVAEMNQVMSEADCLVNEQQVQVAIRALADTITDRLKDSNPLLFCVMNGGLILTGQLLPLLKFPVQAEYLHATRYRQETTGGILEWKLRPEADMQDRTVLIVDDILDEGTTLCAIADYCRAHGAKEVLTAVLVDKQHDRKAHPDLKADFTGLEVEDRFLFGFGMDYKGYWRNAPGIYAVKGL from the coding sequence ATGACCGATACCGTCGCCGAAATGAACCAGGTAATGAGTGAAGCCGATTGCCTGGTCAATGAACAGCAGGTACAGGTTGCCATTCGCGCTCTCGCTGACACCATTACTGACCGCCTCAAAGACAGCAACCCTCTACTGTTCTGCGTGATGAACGGCGGCCTCATACTGACCGGCCAGCTGCTGCCACTGCTGAAATTCCCGGTTCAGGCGGAATACCTTCATGCCACCCGCTATCGGCAGGAGACCACTGGCGGCATCCTGGAATGGAAGTTACGCCCGGAAGCGGATATGCAGGACCGCACAGTGCTGATCGTGGATGACATTCTGGATGAAGGCACCACGCTGTGCGCCATTGCCGATTACTGTCGGGCCCATGGCGCAAAGGAAGTTCTGACCGCCGTTCTGGTCGACAAACAACACGACCGCAAGGCCCACCCGGACCTGAAAGCCGATTTCACCGGACTGGAAGTGGAAGACCGCTTCCTGTTCGGGTTCGGCATGGACTACAAAGGTTATTGGCGCAACGCTCCCGGAATTTATGCCGTTAAAGGGCTTTAA
- the phoB gene encoding phosphate regulon transcriptional regulator PhoB, protein MTGKTVLIVDDEAPIREMIAVALEMADYDYLEASDAREAHALIVDKQPDLVLLDWMLPGTSGVELARRLKKEEATADIPIIMLTAKVEEDNKIQGLEVGADDYITKPFSPRELVARLKAVLRRATPPGVDTPIEVEGLTLDPIGHRVSTAEGALNMGPTEYRLLQFFMTHQERVYTRSQLLDQVWGGNVYVEERTVDVHIRRLRKALGDQHDHLIQTVRGAGYRFSTKAA, encoded by the coding sequence ATGACTGGAAAAACTGTCCTGATCGTCGATGACGAAGCCCCGATCCGCGAAATGATCGCCGTGGCCCTCGAAATGGCGGACTACGACTACCTTGAGGCATCGGACGCCCGCGAAGCGCATGCCCTGATCGTCGACAAACAACCCGACCTCGTCCTGCTCGACTGGATGCTGCCCGGCACCAGCGGCGTGGAACTAGCCCGACGCCTCAAGAAAGAAGAGGCCACCGCCGACATCCCCATCATCATGCTGACCGCCAAGGTCGAAGAAGACAACAAGATTCAGGGCCTGGAAGTCGGCGCCGACGACTACATCACCAAGCCGTTTTCGCCAAGGGAACTGGTCGCCCGCCTCAAGGCTGTCCTGCGCCGCGCCACGCCCCCCGGCGTCGATACCCCGATCGAAGTTGAAGGCCTGACCCTCGACCCTATCGGCCACCGCGTCTCCACGGCAGAAGGCGCCCTCAACATGGGGCCCACCGAATACCGGTTGCTGCAATTCTTCATGACCCACCAGGAACGGGTATATACTCGTTCACAGTTACTGGATCAGGTCTGGGGCGGCAACGTCTACGTGGAAGAACGGACGGTTGACGTACACATTCGCCGTTTGCGCAAAGCCCTGGGCGACCAGCACGACCATTTGATTCAAACCGTCCGTGGTGCCGGATACCGGTTTTCAACCAAGGCCGCATAA
- a CDS encoding metal-dependent hydrolase — translation MDSITQAALGATIAGTVAGRALGRSVLVIGAALGTLPDLDVVIDYGTAVANFTQHRGFTHSLFILVPLSVLLAWVLWRWKPVISYRRWLLLTGLILVTHPLLDIFTTYGTQLFWPLGPPIALHSVFIIDPLYTLPLLLAIACFLVNPAAPRRLMAGLGVSTLYLGWTLLAQQMIASRVEPALAEAGLGDAPRMVQPMPFNTILWRVTAISDDRRVEIVTGFLDGDAPLTLEEFPRDPVLAEQAQALEEGQRLEWFTEGFLHYEQVDGLLLATDVRLGVPGAHPFTFVLAVDNGNGLEPYASYRQDRAVLRRELLGALWARLTGTAPVLCLASLELPPPGEGCS, via the coding sequence ATGGACTCGATAACACAAGCTGCCCTCGGGGCCACCATTGCAGGAACGGTGGCCGGCAGGGCGCTGGGACGTTCAGTTTTGGTGATAGGCGCGGCACTGGGCACCCTTCCGGACCTCGACGTGGTTATCGATTATGGCACCGCCGTGGCCAATTTCACCCAGCATCGGGGATTCACTCACTCGCTGTTTATCCTGGTACCACTCTCTGTCCTGCTGGCATGGGTGCTGTGGCGCTGGAAGCCGGTGATCAGTTACCGACGCTGGTTGCTACTGACCGGATTGATACTGGTTACCCATCCCCTGCTGGACATTTTCACCACCTATGGTACCCAGCTGTTCTGGCCACTGGGGCCGCCCATCGCCCTGCACAGCGTTTTTATCATCGACCCGCTGTATACCCTGCCCTTGCTGTTAGCCATAGCGTGCTTCCTGGTGAATCCGGCGGCACCACGACGCCTGATGGCAGGCCTTGGCGTTTCCACGCTGTATCTCGGGTGGACGTTACTGGCACAACAGATGATCGCCAGCCGGGTCGAGCCGGCACTGGCAGAGGCAGGACTCGGCGATGCACCGCGCATGGTCCAGCCCATGCCGTTCAACACCATCCTCTGGCGTGTCACCGCCATCAGTGATGATCGTCGGGTGGAGATAGTCACCGGCTTCCTCGACGGCGACGCTCCGCTGACCCTTGAGGAGTTTCCCCGGGATCCGGTGCTGGCTGAACAGGCGCAGGCACTGGAAGAAGGACAGCGGCTGGAATGGTTTACCGAAGGATTTCTCCATTACGAACAGGTTGACGGCCTACTGCTGGCTACCGATGTCCGACTGGGGGTGCCCGGCGCGCACCCGTTTACCTTCGTGCTCGCGGTAGACAATGGCAATGGCCTGGAGCCCTACGCCAGTTATCGTCAGGATCGCGCTGTCCTGCGCCGGGAGCTACTGGGTGCCCTGTGGGCCAGATTGACCGGCACAGCACCGGTCCTGTGCCTGGCCAGCCTGGAATTGCCGCCCCCGGGAGAAGGTTGCTCCTGA
- a CDS encoding chorismate--pyruvate lyase family protein, translating to MPLKGFNHRAEALAIPPTDWYRSLAAAGLRNPTVHGPARYWLQVEGSLTRELQLRCTRSFHVDVTREGFALPTREEARTLNIPERQYAWVREVHLCGDGEPWVLARTIIPLATLAGAGRCLRHLGRKPLGAWLFSNPLWQRGPFETGVCHTNHPAQPPVARRSRFYSGDKALLVGEYFLPRFCH from the coding sequence ATGCCGTTAAAGGGCTTTAATCACCGGGCAGAGGCCCTGGCCATCCCGCCCACTGACTGGTACCGGTCGCTGGCGGCAGCAGGGCTTCGCAACCCCACAGTGCATGGCCCTGCACGTTACTGGCTGCAGGTGGAAGGATCGCTGACGCGGGAACTGCAGTTACGCTGCACCCGCTCATTCCACGTGGATGTCACTCGTGAAGGCTTTGCCCTGCCAACCCGGGAAGAGGCCCGCACCCTGAACATCCCGGAACGCCAGTACGCCTGGGTCCGGGAAGTCCACCTGTGTGGCGATGGCGAACCCTGGGTCCTGGCCCGCACCATCATTCCCCTGGCCACCCTCGCTGGCGCTGGCCGGTGCCTGCGCCATCTCGGCCGCAAACCCCTTGGTGCCTGGCTGTTCAGCAACCCACTGTGGCAACGTGGCCCGTTCGAAACCGGCGTCTGCCACACCAACCATCCGGCACAACCCCCGGTCGCACGCCGCTCCCGTTTTTACAGCGGCGACAAGGCCCTGCTGGTGGGCGAATACTTCCTGCCACGCTTCTGTCACTGA
- the rubA gene encoding rubredoxin RubA, whose translation MKKWQCVVCGLIYDEAEGWPEDGIEPGTKWEDVPEDWVCPDCGVGKEDFEMIEVG comes from the coding sequence ATGAAAAAGTGGCAGTGTGTGGTGTGTGGCCTGATCTATGACGAAGCCGAGGGCTGGCCGGAAGACGGCATCGAGCCGGGCACCAAGTGGGAGGATGTGCCGGAAGACTGGGTGTGCCCGGATTGCGGTGTTGGCAAGGAAGACTTTGAAATGATCGAGGTTGGTTAA
- a CDS encoding asparaginase domain-containing protein translates to MIQIVTTGGTIDKVYFDANSEFEVGDSLLPELLSESNIHDGYQITGLMRKDSLEINDDDRELIRQTVASSECAQILITHGTDTMAETAQALAAINTKTIVLLGAMQPARMRRSDAVFNLGFAWAAVQLLPAGVYIAMNGEVFEAGAVRKNLKAQRFERI, encoded by the coding sequence GTGATTCAGATAGTGACAACCGGTGGCACCATCGACAAGGTGTATTTTGATGCCAACAGTGAGTTTGAGGTTGGTGATTCCCTGTTGCCGGAATTACTGAGTGAATCCAATATTCACGACGGTTACCAGATCACCGGGTTAATGAGGAAGGATAGCCTTGAGATAAATGATGATGATCGGGAGCTGATACGTCAGACGGTGGCGTCATCGGAGTGCGCCCAGATTCTGATCACCCATGGTACCGATACCATGGCAGAAACTGCCCAGGCTCTGGCGGCGATTAATACTAAAACCATTGTGCTTCTGGGAGCTATGCAGCCAGCCAGGATGCGCCGCAGCGATGCGGTCTTCAATCTGGGGTTTGCCTGGGCGGCGGTCCAGTTGTTACCGGCAGGCGTCTACATTGCGATGAATGGCGAGGTGTTCGAGGCGGGTGCGGTGCGCAAGAATCTGAAGGCCCAGCGGTTCGAGCGTATCTGA
- a CDS encoding acyl-CoA thioesterase — protein MLEVTRKLVDLLDLSPIGDDHFQGDSEDLGFPNVFGGQVLGQGLMAASRTVEGRLPHSLHAYFLRPGNHSMPIDYEVQRVRDGGSFSVRRVIARQGGKEILTGSVSFQVAEEGFEHQFDMPEAPDPETLKSEQEYGEMLAPHVPERLRDSLTRERPIEIRPVDPVNPFKPETRPPHKQSWFKTQGHLPDDPVLHRCLLTYASDFSFLGTSLNPHGVTFMSKNMQVASLDHSIWFHRDFRMDEWLLYDMDSPSASAGRGFNRGNFFNRKGGLVASTTQEALIRKRSR, from the coding sequence ATGCTTGAAGTAACCAGAAAGCTGGTGGATCTTCTGGATCTTTCGCCAATCGGGGACGATCATTTCCAGGGTGACAGTGAAGACCTTGGATTCCCCAATGTCTTTGGCGGCCAGGTGCTGGGACAGGGGCTGATGGCGGCCAGCCGCACTGTCGAAGGTCGGCTCCCTCATTCCCTGCATGCCTATTTCCTGCGTCCCGGCAACCACAGCATGCCAATCGACTATGAGGTCCAGCGGGTGCGGGACGGCGGCAGCTTTTCGGTGCGGCGGGTAATCGCCCGCCAGGGCGGCAAGGAAATCCTGACCGGCTCGGTATCTTTCCAGGTGGCGGAAGAAGGCTTCGAACATCAGTTTGACATGCCTGAGGCGCCAGATCCGGAAACTCTGAAGTCGGAGCAGGAGTACGGCGAAATGCTGGCACCCCACGTTCCGGAGCGGTTACGGGATAGCCTGACCCGTGAGCGGCCGATTGAGATCCGTCCGGTGGACCCGGTTAACCCGTTCAAGCCGGAAACCCGCCCGCCCCACAAACAAAGCTGGTTCAAAACCCAGGGCCACCTGCCGGATGACCCGGTACTGCACCGTTGTCTGTTGACCTATGCTTCGGATTTCTCGTTCCTGGGCACCTCTCTCAACCCCCATGGCGTCACCTTCATGAGCAAGAACATGCAGGTGGCGAGTCTTGATCATTCGATCTGGTTCCACCGGGATTTCCGAATGGATGAGTGGTTGCTGTACGACATGGACAGTCCGAGTGCGTCGGCTGGCCGTGGGTTCAACCGGGGTAACTTCTTTAACCGGAAGGGTGGCCTGGTAGCTTCCACCACCCAGGAAGCGCTGATTCGCAAGCGTTCCCGGTAG
- the ubiA gene encoding 4-hydroxybenzoate octaprenyltransferase, with the protein MLLNAMPDHIQSRLADYAKLLRLDRPIGSLLLLWPTYWALWLAAEGAPSIGNLIIFTLGVFLMRAAGCAINDFADRKVDRHVKRTKNRPLTSGRIDAWEAVALFLGLSLAAFLMVVLFTNPLTLYLSFGGVVLAFIYPFMKRYTHLPQLFLGAAFSWAIPMAWAAQANELTQLTWLLFTANVLWTVAYDTLYAMVDRDDDLKIGIKSTAILFGDADRAIIGFLQALVVIILVMVGGQAELGIIYYLGVLAMAGLFGYQQYLARFREREGCFKAFLNNNWAGFAVFTGLVIDLLIQ; encoded by the coding sequence ATGCTGCTGAATGCCATGCCCGACCACATCCAGAGCCGACTGGCCGATTACGCCAAGTTGCTGCGCCTGGACCGCCCCATCGGTAGCCTGCTCCTGCTCTGGCCCACCTATTGGGCCCTGTGGCTGGCGGCCGAAGGCGCGCCCAGTATCGGTAACCTCATCATCTTCACCCTGGGCGTGTTCCTCATGCGCGCCGCCGGCTGTGCCATCAACGACTTTGCCGACCGCAAGGTAGACCGCCACGTCAAACGCACCAAAAACCGCCCCCTGACCTCCGGCCGTATCGATGCCTGGGAAGCGGTCGCGCTGTTCCTTGGCCTCTCCCTGGCGGCGTTCCTCATGGTGGTGCTGTTCACCAACCCGCTGACCCTGTACCTGTCCTTCGGCGGCGTGGTCCTGGCCTTCATCTACCCCTTCATGAAGCGATACACCCACCTGCCGCAACTGTTCCTCGGCGCCGCCTTCTCCTGGGCCATCCCCATGGCCTGGGCGGCACAGGCCAACGAACTCACCCAACTGACCTGGCTGCTGTTCACCGCCAACGTCCTCTGGACAGTGGCCTACGACACCCTCTACGCCATGGTCGACCGTGACGACGACCTGAAAATCGGCATCAAATCCACTGCCATCCTCTTCGGCGACGCCGACCGCGCCATCATCGGCTTCCTCCAGGCGCTGGTGGTGATCATACTGGTGATGGTCGGCGGTCAGGCGGAACTGGGCATTATCTACTACCTGGGCGTACTCGCCATGGCCGGCCTGTTCGGCTACCAACAGTACCTGGCCCGGTTCCGCGAACGGGAGGGGTGTTTCAAGGCGTTCCTGAACAACAACTGGGCGGGGTTTGCGGTGTTTACCGGGCTGGTGATCGATCTGCTCATCCAGTAA
- a CDS encoding NAD(P)/FAD-dependent oxidoreductase — protein sequence MTTEAPIVIVGTGLSGYSLAREIRKQDKEIPIVMVTADDGFSYSKPMLSTGFTKGKEADELAQATSEAMIEQLNLDLRTYTTVTGIDTEAHELVTGDERIRYSKLVLAWGADVIRLSIDGDGQDRVFSINDLMDYRAFREALAGKKRVAIMGAGLIGCEFANDLRNGDYEVDVIAPSDTLMPGLLPPPAAEAVKSELTNLGVRFHLETVVDRIDREGDGVTLTLANGETLQADLVISAVGLRPRIGLAEAAGLEVNRGIKVNRALETSAPDIYALGDCAEVDGHVLLYVLPLMACSRALAKTLTSERTEVAYGTMPVMIKTPCCPTSVCPPPSDADGEWEVEQDGTSVKALFKAADGTVLGFAVTGSYAVEKQALSKEVPPIHD from the coding sequence ATGACTACAGAAGCCCCTATCGTTATCGTGGGTACCGGTCTGTCGGGTTACTCACTGGCCAGGGAAATCCGCAAGCAGGACAAGGAAATCCCTATTGTCATGGTAACGGCCGACGACGGCTTCAGTTATTCCAAGCCGATGCTGTCGACCGGCTTTACCAAGGGCAAGGAAGCTGACGAGCTGGCCCAGGCGACGTCCGAGGCCATGATTGAGCAACTCAATCTCGATCTGAGGACCTACACCACGGTGACCGGCATTGATACCGAGGCCCATGAGCTGGTGACCGGCGATGAGCGCATCAGGTACAGCAAGCTGGTGTTGGCCTGGGGGGCGGATGTGATTCGGCTGTCGATCGACGGTGATGGTCAGGATCGCGTGTTCTCCATCAACGACCTGATGGATTACCGCGCGTTCCGCGAAGCGCTGGCTGGCAAGAAGCGCGTGGCTATCATGGGGGCCGGGCTGATTGGTTGCGAATTTGCCAACGATTTGCGCAACGGTGACTACGAAGTGGATGTGATTGCGCCCTCGGACACACTGATGCCGGGCCTGTTGCCGCCGCCGGCTGCCGAGGCGGTCAAATCCGAACTAACAAACCTGGGGGTGCGTTTCCACCTGGAAACCGTCGTGGACCGTATCGACCGCGAAGGTGACGGCGTGACACTGACGCTGGCCAATGGTGAGACCCTGCAGGCGGACCTGGTCATTTCCGCCGTCGGCCTGCGGCCGAGGATTGGTTTGGCGGAGGCCGCGGGCCTTGAAGTCAATCGGGGTATCAAGGTAAACCGGGCCCTCGAGACGTCCGCTCCGGACATCTACGCCCTCGGCGACTGCGCGGAAGTGGACGGCCATGTGCTGCTGTACGTCCTGCCGTTGATGGCGTGTTCCCGGGCGCTGGCAAAGACCCTGACCAGTGAACGGACCGAGGTGGCCTACGGCACCATGCCGGTGATGATCAAAACACCGTGCTGCCCCACATCCGTCTGTCCTCCGCCATCGGATGCGGACGGTGAATGGGAGGTTGAGCAGGACGGCACCAGCGTGAAGGCTCTTTTCAAGGCTGCGGATGGAACCGTTTTGGGATTCGCCGTTACCGGTAGTTATGCGGTGGAGAAGCAGGCTCTGTCCAAGGAAGTGCCGCCGATTCACGATTAA